DNA sequence from the Janibacter sp. CX7 genome:
CTAGGCTGTGCACGACAACCGCACGTTCCCCCCCCCTGATCCGGAGACCCACCCCGTGGCCTTCTTCCGACCGTCGTCCGCTCGCGACGACGCCTTCTTCCAGCTCCTCGCCGCCAGCGCTCGCCATGCCGTGACCGCAGCCGAGCTGCTCACCCAGCTCCTCGCAGCGCCTCCCGAGGAGCGCGCTGGCCTCCTGCCCCGTCTGAAGGAGGTCGAGCACGAGGCCGACGAGGCGACCCACGCGATCATCCACAAGGTCAACTCCAGCTTCGTCACCCCCTTCGACCACGGCGACATCCTCGAGCTCGCCGGTGCGCTCGACGACTGCACCGACATCCTCGAGTCCGTGGGCCAGCACATCGTGCTCTACCGCATGGACGGCCTGATGGAGGGCATCGCCCGCCAGATGGCCGTCATCGTGCGGATGGCCGAGCTGACCGCCGACGCGATGCCGCGCCTGGCGAGCATGAAGGCCATGCCTGAGTACTGGGTGGAGATCAACCGCCTGGAGAACGAGGGCGACCAGATCTACCGCGCGCTGCTCGGT
Encoded proteins:
- a CDS encoding DUF47 domain-containing protein, producing the protein MAFFRPSSARDDAFFQLLAASARHAVTAAELLTQLLAAPPEERAGLLPRLKEVEHEADEATHAIIHKVNSSFVTPFDHGDILELAGALDDCTDILESVGQHIVLYRMDGLMEGIARQMAVIVRMAELTADAMPRLASMKAMPEYWVEINRLENEGDQIYRALLGDLFDGRVSDPIELIKHKDVIERLEHAADAFEQVAHRVESIAIKES